cacaatcttccttttcagataatattccaattcccttctgaatgcctcaattgaatcttcctccaccatactcagtgcatcccagatcctaaccacctgctgtgtgaaaatgttttccctcatgtctccaatgcttcttttgccaattacctgaaatctgtgccctctggttctcgatccttccaccaataggaacgtttttttccctatctacgctgtccagacccctcatgattttgaacccctctatcaaatctcctcacaatcttatccaaggaaaacagtcccaacttctccaatctatctatgtaactgaagttccttatccctggaaccattctcttttTTGCAccgtctaatgccttcacatccttcctaaagtgtggtgaccagaactggatacaatactccagttgttaCCTGTGTTTTATACCAGCTTAGCATAAccaccttgctcttgtactttatgcccctattaataaacccCAGGATACTTTATGCTTTGTcacctgctctctcaacctgtcctgccaccttcaatgatttatgcacatatacacccaggttcctctgctcctgcacaccctttagaatttcactctttattttatattgttcttcctaccaaaatgaatcacttcacacttctctacattgaatTTCAACTACCACCCCTgggctgcccattccaccaacttgtctgactttttgaagttctacacaatTCACAATTGCTTCCAACGTAcatatcatctgtaaactttgaaactgtatcctgcactcaaggtctaggtcattaatatgtatcggaaaaagcaagggtcccaataccaacccctggggaactccactaccaaccttcctccagtccgaaaaacatTCATTAgtcactactgtttcctgtcactcagccaattccgtatccacgttgctactatcccttttattccatgacctcaaactttgcttacaagtctgttgtgtggcactttatcaactgccgtttggaagtccatgtatacctatcaacagcattaccctcgtcaaccccctctgttacctcatcaaaaaactccagcaagttagttaaatgtgATTTGCTATTAACAAATCCATGATGGTTTTCCTTAATTCCCAAATGATTGTTTCAAGAAGCTTCTAGAattgcattttgtttttgttgtgtctGTTATTTCCAATTCCTCTTCATCTGAATAATATGAATTGAGCTGAAACACAGCAAACACTTCAGCTACATTCCTGTTCTCAGATTTCTTTCTTCCTTAGAATCAAACACAATGGTTCAGTGGGTAAATGTGGGGATGTATCAATGCACGGGCACAGAGCATGAAGGCCTCCACAGTCGGATCACTAAAACTGGCCTCAGCACCTCTGTGGGGGTgcaggaggggatgggggtgaacTCTGTCAGTGTACTTGCTCCTCATCTCACAACTACTGCTGAAAACTGAGTGTGTGCAGACAGGCTAGGAGTGGATTTGACTGTGGATCCCTGTGATGAAATAGGCTGGGAACATCAGGGGGGAACTGGTAAGGGCAGATTGGAACTGATTGGATCATATAGCAGGAAGTTAGAACTTTCAAGGAGGGGAAGAAGTTAGGAGGAAAAAAATACCACAACAGTGACAAGATACTTTGAACAGAATCGTTTGGGGAAGACAAGAGACTGGGTAGCTTTGTACCCACAAATATGAAACAAGCCTCAAATACAGGGCAGGAATTATGCATCTCATCTTTCTAGTCCTCACGTCTAACTATTTAAATAACAAGTATCAGAGTCACAAACTGTGTTTAACTGGAATCTGTTTTTAATAACTTGATGAACTTTTGAGAAACTGAGAGCTCCATTGTGCACAAGAAACAACGATTGCCCGCAGGGTCACATTTACTTTTGTCAGTGAATAACACCACTACAGAAATTACAATAGCTTGCTCATGAATAGGGTACACTCCAGATCCTAGGACCACATGGATCGACGTGACAATGGATTCTAGCAAGGTTGCTGGAAGTCCTCAATCTTCCTCACTTTTCCCATCCTTTGCCTCCAGGTTGCTGTGGCAGTTTGAGTCCGACAAGCTGCGCCACTTCATGGGGTGACCGCTCTCCCTTGGTGTGGTACTCCTGATGCAGAGCTAGGTGCTGCCGGACACTCTGCAGCAGGCACAAGTAGGTGGAGGCCTGGTGATACAGTTCATGATGGGCACGGCACAGCTTCTCACTGGTAACCTGGAGCAAGCCAGAGTGAGCAGCTGCTTAATAATATTGTTAAGAAAATTCTTGCCACAAACCCATTGCTGCAAATTTCATCCCACATAATCAGCAAAATAGAGCTCGTCGTTTGCAGTAAGAGttcccaccaacaggacaagcCTGTCTATCAAACCAACTTCAGAAATACCTGGCACTAAAAGAAAGGCTGACCAGACCTATAACTGACCAGGCCTGTAACTGACCAGGTCTGTAACTGACCAGACCAGGGTGCAGGATTTAAAGGGACAGCTAGTTATACCTTTAGCAGCAAATTACTTCCCAGCATAGAGTCCAGATAATATTCGGAATAATGTTACCAGCCATTTTATACACCTGTGGAGCACCTTGGCACCTGTCTGAATCTGCTGCAGCTCCTTCAAACTGCAGAACCCAGTGCTGGGTATTTTGCATCTTTTTGGATTAAAAATCTGAactaggggtggtgggggattgagtggtgagggtggggtgtgggaggcggtgtgggtgggggttgagggtggtggggtgagggtgatgggggtgtgagtgaggggactgggtggtgagactgagggtgatgTGGGTGGTGGGACTGAGGGTGGTGGGATGAGAGCgggtggggggttgagggtggttgggatggggggagtggggatgtgggtggtgggggtaggagtAGGGGGAGTGAGGGTGGTTCGGATGGGATTGTGGGTGGTAGGACAGGTCTCTCCTGAACAAGACCCTAAGACCctaccattcagcccctcaatgcTGTTCCACATTTTCATCATGGCTGATTGGAACATGGCTGAGGCTCTGTTTCACCATTTGAGCTGCAGACAACTTGAGAAATTTTTGTTGGGTGAggtcatcaatctcagtcttgaaagctgcAAATgacctccagccccaacagccttctagggggagagagttccagatttccatgtgTGTGAAGatttgcttcctgacatcacccctgaatggcctggctctactTGTAAGGCCTGGCCCATTGTTCTGGATTCCTCCCACCAGAGTAAATCGTGTCTCTGttgaccctatcaaatcctttaatcatcataaacccctcgaatagatcaccccttaatctttcaATCTCAAGGCAATGCAAGCTTAATCTGGCATTCCTCCCAGGCCAATATATCcctcctgaggcactgtggggaaagagatgggttttaagaagcatcctaaaggaggaaaacaagctaaagaggtggagagttttagcgaggcaattccagagcttgggacccaggcagctgaaggaacagctgccaatggtgaagcaattaaaattagaAGAGTAtaaatatctcagagggttgtggtgctagaggaggttacagggatagggagggctgaggGCTGACGGCTGAgggcatggaaggatttgaaacaaAAGGAGAAGTTTAAAATCAAATTTTTGATTGGTTTAAATTGAAGTCAATGTCGGTCCGGGAGCAGAGGGGTGATGGGTTAATGGGACTTGATGAGAGTTagggcatgggcagcagagctttggatggcctcaagtttacagatgatagaATGGACGAGACTAGTCAGGAGTGTATTAGGATTTTCAAGTCTGCAGGTAACAAGGGCAAAAATGAAGGTTCCAGCTGAGGTTGAGCGGAGACGGGGACAAAATCGGGCAATGTTCTGAAAGTGAAAATGGGTGTTCTTAATGATGGTGtggatatgaggtcagaagctcatctcagtgtcaaatatgacaccaaggttacaaACAGTTTGGTTTAGTGCAAAATATTTACCATGGAGAGGGGAGTCGGTGGCGAGGGAGCAgacagggactgaagacaatagctttgatcttctcaatatttaattgcaggaaatttctgctcatccaatactggatgtcagataagtgGTGTGATGACTTAGAGACTGTGGAgggttgagggaggtggtggtgaggtagagctaggaGCGCTCAGCCTATGTATGGAAACTACTTTCAGAtggtgtggctgagaggggcagaatgtagatgagaaatgggaGAGCCAAGCAtaatccttgggggacaccagaagtaatggtgctggagtggaaagagaagccattgcaggtgatactCTGGATATGACTAGATAGATAAGAACGGAACCAGGTGACAGCAGTCCCTCtctgctggatgacagtggagagtcaaaggctgcagacaggtcaaggataagagagtttacctttgtcacagtcacatgggaTGTCATTTGTGAATTTGATAAGAGCTATTTGgtactgtgagtggggcagtaaCTTGTCTGGAGGAATTCAAACAGATTCTGGGCTAGATGGGAAGTGACAACGCATTCAAGgattttgggggaaaaaaggatGGTTGGAGATGGGGTAGCAGTTTACAAGGATGGTGGGGTCAAAGATTGTGTTTTTTTTGAGCAGGGGGTGATGATATCAGATTTAAAGGAGGGAGGAAAGTCATCAGTTTGGTGGGTCACATGGGCAAGATGAGCCCAGAGGAGGTGTGAGGGGTACAGGAGAGAAGCTAGAGAAAGCagtgagttcagggctagggctgGGATGAGCATTAAAGAAAGTTTGGCCACACAGGCTACTGGAAGGGATACATGGCAGAGGCAGCCGATCGGGTCCTtgcaatcttagtgacaaagaactCCGGGAGCTCCTCACATTCGCTGTTGGAGATGAGGGTTGAGGGGACAAGGGGTTAAGAACAGGGTATGCAGAGGAGAAATGGAAATCGGTAATTCTGTTTTCAATCTAGGCTGATTCTGTAATAATAATCAGTTTCACAGCCCCGGATAGTTTATGGATTCCCCAAGGATTATCCTTGGCTCtcccatttctcatctacattctgcccctctcagccacaccaTCTGAAAATAGTTTCCATACATAGGCTGACcactcccagctctacctcaccaccacctccctcgacCCTCCACAGTCTCTAAGTTTATGCGGGAGACAAATAGTGAGTTGATAAGGCGGGTTCGAGTTTAAATCACTGGGGAGAAGGGAGTGAAACTCAGACTAGCCGGGGGATGGGGGAAGTGGTCAGGCTGAGGCCGGGGTCAGTAGGAGGGAGGGGATCAGTCTGGGGGGAGGAtcagtctgtgtgggtggggggtgggggggaatcagtCTGTgttgagggggggtcagtctgtgtgggggggatcagtCTGTGTGGGGGGCTCAgtctgtgtggggggaggggatcagTCTGTGGTGGGGGTCAGTCTGTTGGGGGGATCagtctggggagggtggggtcagtctgtgaggggggggtcagtctgggggGTGGGGTCTGAGGGTCATCTCTCTGCTCCGATTGGCTGCTACAAACAACCAATCCAAAGCCCTCCCGCCATTTGGTGGAAGGAGAATATTCGCCGCCCCGGGTTTTAATTTGATTTATTTTCACCTGGTTTCTCCGGAATTGCTCCATTATATATTTATAGGCGGCGGAGTCTCGGTAACCTTGACCGGGAGCCGTGCTCAGGCTCCTCAATTCTTTACAAATTCCCCTCAGCAACCGGAGCGGCGGCGGCGCCATCGCGACAGACAGTCCGAGAAATCAATCCCCGAGAAATCAACCCCCGAGCGACAGCCAGGCCGAGAAATCAATCCCCGAGAAATCAACCCCCAAGAAATTAATCCTCGAGAAATCAATCCTCGAGAAATCAACCCACGAGCGACAGCCAGGCCGAGAAATCAATCCCCGAGCGACAGCCAGGCCTAGAAATCAACCCACGTGCGAAAGCCAGGCCGAGAAATCAACCTCCGAGAAATCAAACACCAAGCGACAGCCAAGTCGACAAATCAAACCCCGAGAAatcaaccccccaccccgcccccgagCGACAGCAAGCCCGAGAAATCAAACCCCGAGCGACAGCAAAACCAATCGATCGCCGATCCGATACACCGCCACCTCTAGCCGCAGGATGGCGCTGCAGAGGTCAGAAACCCCGCCCGCAAAGACCTTTGACCCCCTGAggtcgcccccccccacccaccccatctcttCAACCCCAAAACCCTCCCCATTCCTTTAGCCCGTGAAATTCCCCAATTTGGCAGCAACACTGGTGCGGTGgatagttctggaatccgcattataggaaggatgtgattgcagaagagagagtgcagaggagatttaccaggatgttacctggacaggagtgttttagttatgaagaaagattggatattctggggttattttccttggagcagaggtgattgggggaggacatgattgaggtgtataaaattatcaggggtatagatagggtagacaggaagcaacttttccccttggtgcagggatcagtaaccagggggcatagatttaaggtaaggggcaggaggtttagaggggatgtgaggcagaatgttttcacccagagggtggtgggaatctggaaccctCTGCCTgaaaggcagaaatcctcataacatttaagaagtatttagatactcACTTGTGTGGCCATGGTCTCCAGGgcaatgggccaagcgctggaaaatgggattagtgcagtcagatctttgttggccggcacaggcacaatggaccgaacggcctctctctgtgctgtgaaGTGATGAGTATTCTTAGGTTTAATTTCACATTTCTAAATATTGAGTCTTTCTTTATGGAAATCACTCCATTTTCTATTAACTATATCAATGCTTCTTATTTAGTATAATCCACACCAAATTTAGCATTTTATCAGTTTAACATTTCCACGAGATTTTTTCACTGAATTGAACTGtgattgagattgttgttgagatAATGTCTGAATTCCCCTGCTGTTCTGGCCAATAATTAACCCTCAAAGTCAGAATCTGGTAATTTATCACTTTActacttgtgggagcttgctttgtgcaaatttacTGTGCCTTtctcacattacaacagtaattatATGTCAAAAGTTTAGTTGGCTATAAAGCAATTTGAGACTTTCAATTTATAAAAATCTCCTCAAAATTTACTAATTTGGCTTTGCCGCTGCACCTCTCCCTCAATTTTCCTGTTTACTACCATAAGATCACTATATAAATacatggtggtgatggggtgtgagcacTCAGTTAAGTGTGCAGCAACCTGGCTGTACACTTGCAATGCTGCTGCTGTTCAGTTCAGTTCCATTTAGCTATCCATTGGCTGTAATGGGAGTTACACAAAACGTTGGAACAAAATGTTATACAGcgaataggaacaggaataggccatttaaaacttcaagtctgctccatcattcaagatcatggctgatctgatattggcctcaactccactttcctgcctgttccccctaACCCTCGACTTCCTGtacttcaaaaatctatctcagccgtgaatgtattcaatgatccagaagatcatctctcattcttctgaacgccAATGAATATAGGCTCAAATTGCTCAACCATTCCTTATAAGGCAACACCTCAACCCAGGAACAGcttcgtgaaccttctctgagctgcttccaatgcaagtatatccctcctaaattaggagaccaaaactgtacatactACTCtatgtgcagtctcaccaatgccctatgcaCTTGTAACAagtcttccctacttttatattcctttctcccttgcaataaaggccaacattccattgttTTCCCAATTACTTCCTGCACCCGCAATGTAacattgtgattcatgtacaaggacacccaggtccctctttaGTACAgcgttctgcaatctctcccaattaacatttttttaaccaagtggataacctcacatcttcccacatcaTCTTACATCTGGAaaattttctgcccactcacttaacctatctattttCCTTTGCAGAGTTTTTGTATCCTTCTCACAGCTcggttggctgaatgacaggaaatagagagcaGTGATGAAGATTTTATAGAATTGGAATAAGGCAAATAATGGGGTCCCCCAggagttggtattgggaccccTGCTTTTCTGAATCTATATTAATAACCCACTTTGgcgtgcagggcacaatttcaaaattttgcagatggcacaaagcttGGAAGTATTATGGcctttgagggagatggagatagacTTCATCAGTATAATGAACATCTaggaaatgaaatttaatgcagagaaatttgAAGAggtacattttgggaggaagaggTAAAGTAAAATTCTAAAGGAGTGCAGGAAGAGTGACCTGGGGTtatatgcacaaatcattgaaggtggcagtgtaggttgagaaagcagttttAAAGGCATACAGAATTaagggttttataaatagagacacaaATATAGGCATAGACaaggttatggtgaacctttgtaAAACCCTAGTTCCGCGTCAGGTGgaacattgtgtccaattctgggcacattttagggaggatgtgaaggcattagaaagggtgcagcAAAGATTTACATGCatggaatgagggacttcagttatgaggtcGGATTAGagatgttctccttagagaagatttggtcaaggtgttcaaaattatgaagtgtCTGAACAAAGTCGATGGGGAGAAGCCGtacccattggtggaagggcccAGGACCTGAGGACACTAATTTATCGTGA
The Carcharodon carcharias isolate sCarCar2 chromosome 31, sCarCar2.pri, whole genome shotgun sequence DNA segment above includes these coding regions:
- the fmc1 gene encoding protein FMC1 homolog, which produces MAPPPLRLLRGICKELRSLSTAPGQGYRDSAAYKYIMEQFRRNQVTSEKLCRAHHELYHQASTYLCLLQSVRQHLALHQEYHTKGERSPHEVAQLVGLKLPQQPGGKGWEK